A segment of the Sphingobacterium oryzagri genome:
CGGCCAACACCACCTTGTAGCTCGCAGATAAATGTAGTGGATTCGAAGGGTTATTCGCATCTTCTTTGAAATACATATTAACCACTACATGCAAATAATAATATACCGCAATGGCTGCGCTGATGGCCGCCAAGATGAGCAGCATGATATTGTAATTGCCCATCACGTTGTTAAACATCATAAACTTTCCGATAAATCCGGCGGTAAGCGGTATACCGGCGAGTGACAGCATCGCCACGGTCAAGACAAAAGCCAGGAGTGGCTGTGTTTTGCCGAGGCCGTTAAACGATTCGAATTGATCCGAACCCGTTTTGCGTTTGACAACAATGAGCGTAGCAAAGGCAACAACCGAAGCCAGCGCGTAGGCTGTGGCATACACCAAAATGCTCGATGCAGATGATGGACCTATAGAAACGATAGCGAAAAGCATATACCCCGCATGCGATATGCTGGAATACGCCATCATACGTTTAAAGCTGGTTTGTAGCAGAGCCGATATGTTACCGACAAAGAGCGTGACGACCGTAATCGTCAAAAGAATCGGTGTCCAAAAAGCGTCCAGCGGTAACAGCACCGTGCCAAAAAGACGAAGGAAGCCGACAAAAGAAGCAATCTTAACCACGGTACTCATAAAGGCCGTAATCAATATTGGCGCTCCATCATACACATCGGGCGTCCAAAAGTGAAAAGGCGCTGCACCAATCTTGAAACATAACCCACAAAGCATCAATAAAATTCCGCCATAAAAAAGTGGAGAGATAGGTTGTGCAGACATCACGTAGTCGCGCAAACCGCTAATATCGAACGTGCCGGAAGCGCCGTACATCAGCGTGATGCCGAAAAGCAAAAATCCGGTGGAGAAAGCTCCCATTAAAAAATACTTTAAAGCCGCTTCATTAGACGAGAAGTCACTTTTCCGGATTCCGACCAAAATGTATAAGGCCACAGACATAATCTCAATCCCGATAAACAGCATCGCAAAATTATGGTAGGAATTGACCAAAAGAGCACCGGTAAGGGAAAAAATAATAAGACAATAATATTCGGCAATATGTTCGCTGATCGACCGAAAGTAAGCTTTCGATAAGAGCAATATCAAACCTGTAACCAGGATACACAAAGCAGAAAATGCCAACGCAAAGCGATCAAACACCACCATCCCGTTAAATAAGGGAACGGCATCGGTATTCCACAGCGAAAAGATAAAGCCCAACGCCACCAGTAAGCCCACGAGCGTTACGGGAAGCAAGGCATTCTTTGCTTGGAACAAACCGAGATACAACAATAAAATCCCCAGAATACTTAATGTAATTATCGCCCCCATAATATGTACAATCGCAATTTAAAATTTAATTTGATTCAATAGATTCGTAACCGATGCTTCGGACAGGTGCAGAATAGCTTTCGGCCAAACACCTAAAAATAGTGTGAAGAAAACGATAATGGTTAACAGCAGCACCTCATGCCCTTTAACATCAGGTACCGTGGTATGCGCTGTCGACAATGGCCCCAACATCGCTTTCTGATAAAACCGCAGCATATAAACTGCGCCCAATATCAAGGTCAATCCGCCGAAGGCAGCAAACCAAACGCCATAGTCAAAGATGCCTTTGAGCAATAGAAATTCGCCGATAAACCCGTTTGTCAACGGAAGACCTATCGCGCCCATCAAAATGATCAGAAAAAACGCGGCCAGTACAGGCATTTGTTTTGCAAATCCACCCCACTCAGCAAGATCACGCGTGCCCGTACGACTTTCCAACAGGTCGATGATAAAAAATAGACCGACAACGCTCAATCCGTGGTTCACCATCTGTAAAACGGCACCTTGCAAACCTTCTGCTTGCCAGGAAAATACGCCCGCTGCGATCAAACCTACGTGTGCGATGGACGAATAAGCTATCAGACGCTTGGCATCCTGCTGTTTGAAAGCTATGATGGAAGCGTAAACAATGCCAATAGTACAAAGTAGCATGAGGATGTGACTATAGCTCAACACCGCAAACGGCGCGATAGGCAATAACCAACGTATTAAACCGTAAACGCCCATCTTCAGCATGATTCCGGCGAGCAACATACTTCCTCCAGCAGGCGCATGGGTATACGTATCAGGCTGCCAGGTATGAAATGGAAAAATGGGTATCTTGATCGCGAAAGCTAAGAAAAATGCCCAAAATATCCAACGCTGTGCGGCTTCGGGCAGGTTTAAGGTAACCAACGAATTCCATTCCAGGCTGCGTGTTGTTCCTTGATTGTATAAAAAGATCAGGGCCACCAACATAAATAAGCTTCCTAAAAAGGTGTATACGAAAAACTTGAGGTTGACGCGAATACGATCTCCGCTACCCCACAAACCGCAAATAAAATAGATCGGTATCAAAGCCAGCTCCCAACCTACGTAAAATGAGAAGGCATCCTGGGCGACAAAGACCAGCAGCAGGCCCGCCTGCATAAAGGAAACCAGCGCATAATAACTGCCCGTATACTTCTTTTCAAAAGAGGCAATAATGATGAGCGGCACCAACACATTGGTCAACAAAACCAACGGCAAACTAATGCCATCTATGCCAATATGAAAATGAACACCCAACGATGCAATCCAAAGCCAATTCTGTTCAAATTGCAATGTAGCATCGGGCACAAACTTAATTAAAAAGGGAACGGCAACGCCCAATGACAATAATGCGCCAACCAATGCAATCCATTTTGCACGACTAGCTTCTTTTACAAAGCAAAGCAGCAGTGCAGATAATACAGGCAGCAACAATAATATAAATAGGTTATCCATTAGCATGTCAAATGTTTAATCAAAACTGTCATAAAGTCCATATTAAATACGTACGATTCCGTAAATCAAGATAGCAATCACACCGATAACCATCATCATTATATAAAAGCCTACGTGGCCACTTTGTAGTTGACGAATCCCTTTTCCAGAGCCGACAAAGAATTCGCCTACGCCGTTCACAAAACCATCTATTCCCATCTTATCGATATAGGTGAAGAGAAACCTGGACAATTTCTTAAATGGTTTTACAAAAAGAAGATCGTAAAGCTCATCTACATACAATTTATGAAAGGACAATCTGTGCAAAAGCCCGGTGGCTTCATTTTCCGGCTTGGGAATGCGTCCGGACTTGACATAGCGTACGTAAGCCAGAATTAACATAACGATGGCTCCAAGACTGGAAACAGCCATCAACATGTACTCCGTACTGTGGCTTAACGACAAGGCTACGCTATGCGGCTTGCCCAATTCGAAAATGGGTGCTAAAAACGTTTCCAGGTTATGATGACCGCCAAGCGCCGCCGGTAAATTTATCCAACCGCCAAGCGCCGATAATATGGCCAGCACGATAAGCGGTAGCGTCATTTGCCAAGGCGATTCATGAAGATGCCGCTGCTGTTCGTCCGTTCCACGGAATTTCCCGAAAAACGTCAAGAAAAGTAAACGAAACATGTAAAAGGCGGTGCACAATGCCGTCAAAAAGCCTACCGCCCAAAACAGCGGTTGGTGTTGAAAAGTGTGCGCCAAGATTTCATCCTTGGAAAAGAAGCCTGCAAAGGGCGGAATACCACTGATGGCGATCGTTCCGATAAGCATAGTCGTAAATGTAATGGGCAACGCTTTGCGAAGACCGCCCATTTTGCGCATATCCTGCTCATTGTGCATGGCATGTATAACAGAACCGGCACCCAAAAAGAGTAAAGCTTTGAAGAAAGCGTGCGTCAACACGTGAAAAAAAGCCCCGGTGAACGCACCGACCCCGAGGCCTAAAAACATGTATCCCAATTGGGAAACTGTTGAATATGCGAGAACTTTTTTGATATCATGCTGTGTAAGCGCTATAAAAGCACCGACTAAAGCGGTAACCAGGCCTACGACTGCCATAATTTCCATCGTAAATGGTGCCAGCAAAAATAGCACGTTGGACCGAACGACCAAATAAATACCGGCAGTGACCATCGTCGCAGCGTGAATAAGGGCAGAAACTGGCGTTGGACCGGCCATCGCATCAGGTAACCAAGTAAATAAAGGAATTTGTGCCGATTTACCTGTTGCAGCGATAAAAAGAAGTAAGGTAATGGTTAAAAGCGTGATATTACCTACTGGAAGCGTACTTGCTTTTGAAAATACTTCGGCATATTCGAGCGTTCCAAAGTTTTCCAAAATGAAAAACATCGCGATTAAAAAGCCTAAATCTCCAATTCGATTCATGATAAAGGCTTTTTTTGCTGCATTAGCATAGGAAACATTCTTAAACCAGAAACCAATTAATAGGTAAGAACACAAACCAACACCCTCCCATCCGATAAACATGACCAGGTAATTGGACCCTAGCACCAGAATCGTCATAAAGAAGATAAACAGATTGAGGTAGGCAAAGAACTTGCCGAAGCCCGCATCATGCGCCATGTAAGAACAAGAATAGAGGTGAATCAGCAAACCAATACCTGTAATGATTAATAACATGAGTGCACTAAGCGGATCTAACAAAAGCGATAGACCAACCTGCATTCGCCCTACAGAAAACCAATCGAACAGGTGCAACGTTAACGTGGAGGGAAGCCCAGCCTCACGTGCGGCCGAAACTTCTAAATAGCCCATTACGCTTAAAATAAACGATGCGAGCACGACGCCACAGCCTACGATAGCGGTGACCGATTTCGGCACTACATTTCTTGTCAAGCCATTGATGACAAAGCCTATAAAGGGGATTAACGGGATCAACCAAATTAATTGTGACATATTTTTTTACTCTTGAGTAAGATGCTTATTACCAACGTAGTTTACTGAGGGATTCGATATCCACCGACTTCGTATTTCTGTAGACCATAATGATGATTGCCAAACCTACGGCTACTTCTGCCGCAGCCAACGCCATAATAAAAAAGACAAATACCTGTCCGCTCGCGTCTCCCCGATAGGCAGAAAAAGCTGCCAGCAAGAGATTGACGGAGTTAAGCATTAATTCGATTGACATCATGATGATGATGACGTTACGGCGAATCAATACGCCGGTTACGCCTATAGCAAAAATTAAACTACAGAAGATGATGTAGTGATTCAGTGGAACGCCCTGAATTTGTGTTATCATACTATCCATTATACTTTTCTCACCTCTTTTTTAGCCAACAAAACAGCGCCAACCATCGCTGTCAGCAACAGGATGGAGGAGATTTCGAAGGGTAGTAAAAATTCATTAAAGAGCACTTTACCCAGGTTTTTGACCAGCCCTATTTCTGCATTTCCAACGACCATCTCATTATTGGGCTGCAACACGCGGAACGCGCCCAAAAATGTTGCTATGAGGCACATTCCGGCTATAGCGCCCATGATCTTCGCTAAATTGGACTTCACAGGTTCGGTATCGCCATTGAGATTAAGGAGCATCAGCACGAAAAGAAACAATACCATAATGGCGCCCATGTAAACAATGAAATTTACCACCGCCAGAAACTGCGCATTCAGCAAAATATAATGGATGGTCAACGTAAAGAAAGTGACTACCAAATACAAGACGCTGTGTACAGGATTCTTCGTAAAAATGGTCATCAGCGCAAAGAAAATCGCTAAAAAGGCGACTAAATAAAATACAGACATCTTAATTTGCTTTTTCTTGGTTTAACTTTTTGATATCAAATGCAGGTTCAACCAATTTATCTTTACCATAGATGAAATCTTTACGCAGATAGGATGCCGTAACATGCGGGCCATCTAAATAAATAGCTTCTTTAGGACAAGCCTCTTCGCACAGGCCGCAAAAAATACAACGCAACATATTGATCTCATATACAGAAGCATACTTTTCCTCACGATACAAGCTTTCTTCCCCTTTGGTACGTTCAGCAGCCGTCATGGTGATGGCTTCTGCCGGACAGGAAAGCGCACATAGCCCGCAAGCGGTGCAGCGTTCGCGCCCTTCTTCATCACGCTTCAACGAGTGCAGCCCTCTGAAATTCTTCGCATAAGGGCGTTTCTCCTCGGGATATTTTACCGTAGGTATTTTTTTGAAAAAATGTCGTATCGTAATTCCCAATCCTTTAGCAATCGCAGGAAGGTACATTCGCTCCCAAAAATTCATGGGTTTTTGTTCGATAACTTTTTTTCTATTTGATAATGACTCCATATCCATTTTTTTTATAGTTGCCTAACCTGGCGATCCGTTGCTCAAACATGTGAGAAGAGCGTCTCGCCACAGGTTATGAAAAATAGGTATCCTTAATAATCGTTACGATGCCGGTCAATACAATATTGGCGATGGCAAGCGGAATAAGCATTTTCCAACCTAAGTTCATCAATTGGTCGTAGCGAAAACGCGGCAATGTCCAACGTATCCACATGAAAAAGAAAATAAAACCAAATATTTTGATGAAGAAGACAAGCACACCGATGATCGTGATCCAATTTTGTGATAGCCCCAGGTCATACATAAACGGGAAATTATAGCCACCAAAATAAAGTGCTGCCATCAAAGCGGAGGAAACAAACATGTTGATGTACTCAGAAAACATGTAAAGCCCCAGCTTCATGGAAGAATACTCCGTGTGATACCCACCGACAAGCTCAGTTTCACACTCTGGCAAATCGAAAGGCACTCGGTTACACTCGGCAAATGCACAGGTCATGAAGATCAGAAAACCGATGGGCTGCACCCAAATATTCCAGTTGACAAAACCCGACTGCTGTGCAACAATCTCGCTCATGGATAATGTTCCAGAAACCATCAACAAAGCAATAATGGAAAGGCCCATTCCAATTTCATAGCTAATGCTTTGTGACGCTGCGCGGATAGCACCCATCAAGGAAAATTTATTGTTAGACGCCCAACCGCCAATCATAATGCCGTAAACGCCCAAAGCAACCACGCCAAAAATGTAAAGCACGCCAACATTGATATCTGCTACCTGAAGCGTAACAACGCGATCGCCGAATGTTAACGTTTGCCCCCAGGGAATAACTGCCGAACTGATGCACGCGGTAATAATGGCTAACGTGGGCCCGAGCACAAATAAAGCTTTGTGCGCGCCGGCCGGAATGATCTCTTCTTTAAAAAAGAACTTCCCGCCGTCACAAAGCGGCTGTAAAATTCCACCAAATCCAGCTCGGTTTGGGCCATAACGATCTTGCATAAAGCCCGCAATCTTACGCTCGGCCAAGGTTGAATACATCGCGATGACCAAGGAGATGGTAAACACAATAACAACCAATATTAACTTCTCTAAAATAAAAGCTCCTTCCATGCTTTCGTTATATTATTTTAATTGTTCTGTTCTGGCAAGCTGTTCCACATTGGCTTCTTGCAATTTGGCATTGGTATGAATGACCGCCGGCGGATTAAACGTTGCGTAA
Coding sequences within it:
- the nuoL gene encoding NADH-quinone oxidoreductase subunit L, with translation MSQLIWLIPLIPFIGFVINGLTRNVVPKSVTAIVGCGVVLASFILSVMGYLEVSAAREAGLPSTLTLHLFDWFSVGRMQVGLSLLLDPLSALMLLIITGIGLLIHLYSCSYMAHDAGFGKFFAYLNLFIFFMTILVLGSNYLVMFIGWEGVGLCSYLLIGFWFKNVSYANAAKKAFIMNRIGDLGFLIAMFFILENFGTLEYAEVFSKASTLPVGNITLLTITLLLFIAATGKSAQIPLFTWLPDAMAGPTPVSALIHAATMVTAGIYLVVRSNVLFLLAPFTMEIMAVVGLVTALVGAFIALTQHDIKKVLAYSTVSQLGYMFLGLGVGAFTGAFFHVLTHAFFKALLFLGAGSVIHAMHNEQDMRKMGGLRKALPITFTTMLIGTIAISGIPPFAGFFSKDEILAHTFQHQPLFWAVGFLTALCTAFYMFRLLFLTFFGKFRGTDEQQRHLHESPWQMTLPLIVLAILSALGGWINLPAALGGHHNLETFLAPIFELGKPHSVALSLSHSTEYMLMAVSSLGAIVMLILAYVRYVKSGRIPKPENEATGLLHRLSFHKLYVDELYDLLFVKPFKKLSRFLFTYIDKMGIDGFVNGVGEFFVGSGKGIRQLQSGHVGFYIMMMVIGVIAILIYGIVRI
- a CDS encoding NADH-quinone oxidoreductase subunit N, with amino-acid sequence MGAIITLSILGILLLYLGLFQAKNALLPVTLVGLLVALGFIFSLWNTDAVPLFNGMVVFDRFALAFSALCILVTGLILLLSKAYFRSISEHIAEYYCLIIFSLTGALLVNSYHNFAMLFIGIEIMSVALYILVGIRKSDFSSNEAALKYFLMGAFSTGFLLFGITLMYGASGTFDISGLRDYVMSAQPISPLFYGGILLMLCGLCFKIGAAPFHFWTPDVYDGAPILITAFMSTVVKIASFVGFLRLFGTVLLPLDAFWTPILLTITVVTLFVGNISALLQTSFKRMMAYSSISHAGYMLFAIVSIGPSSASSILVYATAYALASVVAFATLIVVKRKTGSDQFESFNGLGKTQPLLAFVLTVAMLSLAGIPLTAGFIGKFMMFNNVMGNYNIMLLILAAISAAIAVYYYLHVVVNMYFKEDANNPSNPLHLSASYKVVLAVAVMLTLLLGIYPDVLITLL
- the nuoK gene encoding NADH-quinone oxidoreductase subunit NuoK; the protein is MDSMITQIQGVPLNHYIIFCSLIFAIGVTGVLIRRNVIIIMMSIELMLNSVNLLLAAFSAYRGDASGQVFVFFIMALAAAEVAVGLAIIIMVYRNTKSVDIESLSKLRW
- the nuoH gene encoding NADH-quinone oxidoreductase subunit NuoH, with protein sequence MEGAFILEKLILVVIVFTISLVIAMYSTLAERKIAGFMQDRYGPNRAGFGGILQPLCDGGKFFFKEEIIPAGAHKALFVLGPTLAIITACISSAVIPWGQTLTFGDRVVTLQVADINVGVLYIFGVVALGVYGIMIGGWASNNKFSLMGAIRAASQSISYEIGMGLSIIALLMVSGTLSMSEIVAQQSGFVNWNIWVQPIGFLIFMTCAFAECNRVPFDLPECETELVGGYHTEYSSMKLGLYMFSEYINMFVSSALMAALYFGGYNFPFMYDLGLSQNWITIIGVLVFFIKIFGFIFFFMWIRWTLPRFRYDQLMNLGWKMLIPLAIANIVLTGIVTIIKDTYFS
- a CDS encoding complex I subunit 4 family protein is translated as MDNLFILLLLPVLSALLLCFVKEASRAKWIALVGALLSLGVAVPFLIKFVPDATLQFEQNWLWIASLGVHFHIGIDGISLPLVLLTNVLVPLIIIASFEKKYTGSYYALVSFMQAGLLLVFVAQDAFSFYVGWELALIPIYFICGLWGSGDRIRVNLKFFVYTFLGSLFMLVALIFLYNQGTTRSLEWNSLVTLNLPEAAQRWIFWAFFLAFAIKIPIFPFHTWQPDTYTHAPAGGSMLLAGIMLKMGVYGLIRWLLPIAPFAVLSYSHILMLLCTIGIVYASIIAFKQQDAKRLIAYSSIAHVGLIAAGVFSWQAEGLQGAVLQMVNHGLSVVGLFFIIDLLESRTGTRDLAEWGGFAKQMPVLAAFFLIILMGAIGLPLTNGFIGEFLLLKGIFDYGVWFAAFGGLTLILGAVYMLRFYQKAMLGPLSTAHTTVPDVKGHEVLLLTIIVFFTLFLGVWPKAILHLSEASVTNLLNQIKF
- a CDS encoding NuoI/complex I 23 kDa subunit family protein; protein product: MESLSNRKKVIEQKPMNFWERMYLPAIAKGLGITIRHFFKKIPTVKYPEEKRPYAKNFRGLHSLKRDEEGRERCTACGLCALSCPAEAITMTAAERTKGEESLYREEKYASVYEINMLRCIFCGLCEEACPKEAIYLDGPHVTASYLRKDFIYGKDKLVEPAFDIKKLNQEKAN
- a CDS encoding NADH-quinone oxidoreductase subunit J family protein gives rise to the protein MSVFYLVAFLAIFFALMTIFTKNPVHSVLYLVVTFFTLTIHYILLNAQFLAVVNFIVYMGAIMVLFLFVLMLLNLNGDTEPVKSNLAKIMGAIAGMCLIATFLGAFRVLQPNNEMVVGNAEIGLVKNLGKVLFNEFLLPFEISSILLLTAMVGAVLLAKKEVRKV